Proteins encoded together in one Polaribacter reichenbachii window:
- a CDS encoding reverse transcriptase domain-containing protein, translated as MIKKKEKDWFKDRGYPHFSNKTPKRVRKKVLQYILNPKNIAKHSFLPLIFKEIKQRRYKESDFNGIIRRSHKKVKKGKIISNSKIRPILFATHIDAHIYSYYTKKIIGPKYETYLKKNKVLSDSITAYRKIETDDKLKYKNNVHFAKDVFDEIKKRENCVALVLDVENFFPTLNHKKIKLAWAKILGYKSLPKDHYNLFKAITRFSYVNLKDLKTKNGHFDEKELAKHKKNGKHTFFDNINDLLDSDIIIHKNQKQHKITKKLMGIPQGLPISALIANIYMLVFDEVIIEELTKKHNVYYRRYSDDIVVLCKENQIEYVEDFIIEEIKKIDLTISKDKTEKTLFKINNNRLLSYKIKEDNSLQENVPLNYLGFEFYGYQTLIKSKNLAKFYREMKQTVKRKHKRVEHLKEKYLIDDAPLYKRKLYRLYSYKGVKSRNLPAKRTYFKNGKAKTEYFERKFRGNYLRYAYRASDDLNAPEIKRQMRNHWKILQKTLKKYEFSNVDKD; from the coding sequence ATGATAAAGAAAAAAGAAAAAGATTGGTTTAAAGATAGAGGCTATCCTCATTTTTCTAACAAGACTCCAAAACGAGTTAGAAAAAAAGTGCTTCAATATATTTTAAATCCTAAAAATATTGCTAAACATTCTTTTTTACCTTTAATTTTTAAAGAAATTAAACAACGGAGATATAAAGAATCTGATTTTAATGGAATAATAAGACGATCTCATAAAAAGGTAAAGAAAGGTAAAATAATTTCAAACTCAAAAATTAGACCTATTCTTTTTGCAACTCATATAGATGCTCATATTTATTCGTATTACACCAAAAAAATTATTGGCCCAAAATATGAAACTTATCTAAAGAAAAATAAAGTATTATCTGATTCCATTACTGCTTATAGAAAAATTGAAACTGACGATAAATTAAAATATAAGAACAATGTACATTTTGCAAAAGATGTTTTTGATGAAATCAAAAAAAGAGAAAACTGTGTTGCTTTGGTTTTAGATGTCGAGAACTTCTTCCCTACTCTAAATCATAAAAAAATTAAATTAGCTTGGGCTAAAATTCTAGGATATAAATCTTTACCCAAAGATCATTATAATTTATTTAAAGCTATTACAAGGTTCTCTTATGTAAACCTTAAAGATTTAAAAACTAAAAATGGTCATTTTGACGAAAAAGAATTAGCCAAACATAAAAAAAATGGAAAGCATACTTTTTTTGATAATATAAATGACCTTTTGGATTCAGATATTATCATTCATAAAAATCAAAAACAACACAAAATAACAAAAAAGTTAATGGGTATTCCACAAGGTTTACCCATAAGCGCCTTAATTGCAAATATTTATATGCTTGTTTTTGATGAAGTTATAATAGAAGAATTAACTAAAAAACATAATGTTTATTATAGAAGATATTCAGACGATATCGTTGTTTTGTGTAAAGAAAATCAAATAGAATATGTTGAAGATTTTATTATCGAAGAAATAAAAAAGATAGATTTAACCATATCAAAAGATAAAACAGAAAAGACATTATTTAAAATCAATAATAATAGACTTCTATCTTATAAAATAAAAGAAGACAATAGTTTACAAGAAAATGTACCTCTTAATTATCTCGGTTTTGAATTTTATGGGTACCAAACTTTAATAAAATCTAAAAATTTAGCTAAGTTTTACAGAGAAATGAAACAAACTGTAAAAAGAAAACATAAACGTGTAGAACATTTAAAGGAAAAGTATCTTATTGATGATGCTCCTCTGTATAAAAGGAAATTATATAGATTATATAGTTATAAAGGTGTAAAATCTAGAAATCTACCAGCAAAGAGAACCTACTTTAAGAATGGTAAAGCCAAAACTGAATATTTTGAGAGAAAGTTTAGAGGAAATTATTTAAGATATGCATACAGAGCATCAGATGATTTAAATGCACCTGAAATAAAAAGACAAATGAGAAATCATTGGAAAATATTACAAAAAACTTTAAAAAAATATGAATTTTCCAATGTTGATAAAGACTAA
- a CDS encoding discoidin domain-containing protein, translating to MKKTSIKYLVGSILFVILFSSLFFTEKLLWSDNSFEIEKENEEHDPDEHPEGSISIEEKLINNKHAKLASLKGNLKKNASTNSSYADGLINGNWSEVKFTTSQNSIYTSYGYRVDGSVYDKGNDIIYVISYAGHLFRVDRDEANPSNTQWTLLDNKNNYNDDADDMYLYGINLPDGSFRMIRSRDNSLLEYSDDEGRSWNNANVRYHWSCQDVGVAKTSSGLDRIATFASINTSTRKPYFSTDGITYTASTLSFPRNQYTGHIVKPLKSKDIYLFMRNSSTKKMSIYKLGPDDADYQLVHSPDFVFANFGNVMATEIDGVTHFTIAGNKHVYYSSDSGENWVTKTTNSGNNAMRTMHPSQPNILFSGDTDLRMSKNFGVSHEGFSNRQGWDIQHQRMYEKTDGTVFHLIGNDFGAFMSYTPEDKYTYIQLNNSAPTQMAYDAAHSENYNKSFTALQDRGARSFPLNSTSTGSGEIRSTDAFRVTVSNEGASVWAWIYFGTLYHQDFAVPGGIKTDLNFTGSWWASPLISSLQKGEDAVYVAAGEKIRKFTYNSNSNKIIQTEHSYDFGAKTGNKVSGLGFSTLNRNKWYVSTEDGQFLYSNDNGQSFEISDNLKEYAPKANTTGWGNWTKNQQVIRASKLDENTVYFAGVGNRFYISKDGGNRFENYTTGLNVFQIRDFALSSDEKFIFAAAGKSGPWVFSVEKNRWYSMVDASVPTVDYTHVQYLEKTNTIVFSTYGSGVLKFKLDTPEDAILAPTDLKVTSNNGEVQITWVDNSTNETNFILERSINNEFVELASLVSNSVSFTDYNLPNNTLAIYRVKAIDTNNESKYSNYAMAKYDANAELKKDWELVSVTSDESVKNGSAKNAWDSDISTMWHTQWFNITPLKAYPHELVIDMNNTASFKGFSYLPRQDGNQNGRIKDYEFYVSSDNVNWSLAAKGTWENTQDRKDVIFSEEVIARYIKLVGLSEVNGKSHGTCAELSIFKEIPAPASPHIIQGARISDTQINLKWLDLSNNENGFKIEEYVNEEFVEVASASKNATSLTFSNTDKSTWHRYRITAYNDIGSNYSATFDIRGEGENTLGLDENKNIVTDNIINVYPNPFKNQIKFKISNNSNNFTDWMIYDSIGSLVKKGKVNEFEKNGISTINFSSGIYFIKFKGNIKNITKKIIKR from the coding sequence ATGAAAAAAACATCAATTAAATATCTAGTAGGATCAATCTTATTTGTAATTCTATTTTCTAGTCTTTTTTTTACTGAAAAACTATTATGGTCTGATAATTCTTTTGAAATAGAAAAAGAAAACGAAGAACACGACCCAGATGAACATCCAGAAGGAAGTATTTCTATTGAAGAAAAATTGATTAATAATAAACATGCTAAATTAGCTAGTTTAAAAGGAAATTTAAAAAAGAACGCATCAACAAATTCTAGTTATGCAGATGGTTTAATTAATGGAAATTGGTCTGAAGTTAAATTTACCACTAGCCAAAATAGTATTTATACAAGTTACGGTTATAGGGTAGATGGTTCTGTTTATGATAAAGGAAATGATATAATTTATGTTATTTCTTATGCAGGTCATTTATTTCGTGTAGATAGAGACGAGGCAAACCCTTCAAATACTCAATGGACATTATTAGATAATAAAAACAACTATAATGATGATGCAGATGATATGTATTTATATGGTATAAACTTACCAGATGGATCTTTTAGAATGATAAGATCTAGAGACAATAGTTTATTAGAATATAGTGATGATGAAGGGAGAAGTTGGAATAATGCCAATGTGCGTTATCATTGGTCTTGTCAAGATGTAGGTGTAGCAAAAACTTCTAGTGGTTTAGACAGAATTGCAACTTTTGCTTCTATAAATACAAGTACTAGAAAGCCATATTTTTCTACAGACGGAATTACATATACAGCATCTACTTTATCTTTTCCCAGAAACCAATATACAGGTCATATAGTAAAACCACTAAAATCTAAAGATATTTATTTGTTTATGCGTAATAGCTCTACAAAAAAGATGTCTATATATAAACTTGGTCCAGATGATGCCGATTATCAATTAGTACATTCACCAGATTTTGTTTTTGCTAATTTTGGAAATGTAATGGCTACAGAAATAGATGGAGTTACTCATTTTACAATAGCAGGAAATAAGCATGTGTATTATTCTTCTGATAGTGGAGAAAACTGGGTAACTAAAACAACAAATAGTGGTAACAATGCTATGAGAACTATGCATCCATCTCAACCAAATATTTTATTTTCTGGAGATACAGATTTACGTATGTCTAAAAACTTTGGTGTTTCTCATGAAGGTTTTTCTAATAGACAAGGTTGGGATATTCAACATCAAAGAATGTATGAAAAAACAGATGGAACTGTTTTTCATCTTATTGGAAATGATTTTGGAGCCTTTATGTCTTATACGCCAGAAGATAAATATACATACATTCAATTAAATAATTCTGCGCCAACACAAATGGCTTATGATGCTGCACATAGTGAAAATTATAACAAATCTTTTACAGCATTACAAGATAGAGGTGCAAGAAGTTTTCCTTTAAACTCTACAAGTACAGGTTCTGGAGAAATTAGATCTACAGATGCTTTTCGTGTAACTGTTTCAAATGAAGGAGCTTCAGTATGGGCGTGGATTTATTTTGGAACTCTTTACCATCAAGATTTTGCTGTACCAGGAGGAATAAAAACAGATTTAAATTTTACTGGTAGCTGGTGGGCTTCGCCATTAATATCGTCTTTACAAAAAGGAGAAGATGCAGTTTATGTTGCTGCTGGAGAAAAAATTAGAAAATTTACTTACAACTCTAATTCAAATAAAATAATTCAAACTGAACATAGTTATGATTTTGGAGCAAAAACAGGTAATAAAGTATCTGGTTTAGGTTTTTCTACATTAAATCGAAATAAATGGTATGTTTCTACAGAAGATGGGCAGTTTTTATATTCTAATGATAACGGACAATCTTTTGAGATTTCTGATAATTTAAAGGAGTACGCACCAAAAGCTAATACAACCGGTTGGGGTAATTGGACAAAAAACCAACAAGTAATTAGAGCTTCTAAATTAGATGAAAATACGGTTTACTTTGCAGGTGTTGGTAATAGATTTTATATTAGTAAAGACGGTGGAAATAGGTTTGAAAATTATACAACTGGTTTAAATGTTTTTCAAATTAGAGATTTTGCACTATCATCAGATGAAAAATTTATTTTTGCAGCAGCAGGTAAATCTGGACCTTGGGTATTTTCTGTAGAAAAAAACAGATGGTATTCTATGGTAGATGCTTCTGTACCAACTGTAGATTATACACATGTACAATATTTAGAAAAAACAAACACAATTGTATTTTCAACGTATGGTTCTGGTGTTTTAAAATTTAAATTAGATACTCCAGAAGATGCAATTTTAGCACCAACCGATTTAAAAGTTACTAGTAATAATGGAGAGGTTCAAATAACTTGGGTAGATAACTCTACAAATGAAACTAACTTTATTCTAGAAAGATCTATCAATAATGAGTTTGTAGAATTAGCTAGTTTAGTTAGTAATTCTGTTTCCTTTACAGATTATAACCTACCAAATAATACACTAGCTATATATAGAGTTAAAGCAATAGATACTAACAACGAATCTAAATACTCTAACTATGCTATGGCAAAATATGATGCTAATGCAGAGTTGAAAAAAGATTGGGAGCTTGTTTCTGTAACAAGTGATGAAAGTGTTAAAAACGGTAGTGCAAAAAATGCTTGGGATTCTGATATTAGTACTATGTGGCATACCCAATGGTTTAATATAACTCCATTAAAAGCTTACCCTCATGAATTAGTAATAGATATGAATAATACTGCTAGTTTTAAAGGTTTTAGTTATTTGCCAAGACAAGATGGTAATCAAAACGGAAGAATAAAAGATTATGAATTCTATGTATCTTCTGATAATGTTAATTGGAGTTTAGCAGCAAAAGGAACTTGGGAAAATACTCAAGATAGAAAAGATGTAATTTTTTCTGAAGAAGTAATTGCCAGATATATAAAACTTGTTGGTTTATCTGAAGTAAATGGTAAATCTCATGGAACTTGTGCAGAATTATCAATTTTTAAAGAAATACCTGCGCCAGCTTCACCTCATATTATACAAGGTGCAAGAATTTCAGATACACAAATTAATTTAAAATGGTTAGATTTATCTAATAATGAAAACGGTTTTAAAATTGAAGAGTATGTAAATGAAGAATTTGTAGAAGTAGCAAGTGCTTCTAAAAACGCTACAAGTTTAACATTTTCTAATACAGATAAAAGCACTTGGCATAGATATAGAATAACTGCTTATAATGACATTGGTTCAAATTATTCTGCAACTTTTGATATTAGAGGTGAAGGAGAAAACACTTTAGGTTTAGATGAAAACAAAAATATAGTTACAGATAATATTATAAATGTATATCCTAACCCATTTAAAAATCAAATTAAATTTAAGATATCTAATAACTCCAATAATTTTACAGATTGGATGATATATGATTCTATTGGTTCTTTAGTAAAAAAAGGAAAAGTTAATGAGTTTGAAAAAAATGGTATATCTACAATTAATTTTAGTTCAGGTATCTACTTTATTAAATTTAAAGGGAATATTAAAAATATAACTAAAAAAATTATTAAAAGATAA
- the glyA gene encoding serine hydroxymethyltransferase encodes MQIDNQIFDLIQEEKERQLNGLELIASENFVSDQVMLAQGSILTNKYAEGYPGKRYYGGCEIVDIVEQIAIDRAKELFGAEYVNVQPHSGSQANTAVFAACLKPGDKILGFDLSHGGHLTHGSPVNFSGKLYETSFYGVEKETGVLNYDKIQETATAELPNLIIAGASAYSRDIDFKRFREIADSVGAILMADISHPAGLIAKGILNDPLPHCHIVTTTTHKTLRGPRGGMIMIGKDFENPFGETLKSGKPKKMSTLINSAVFPGNQGGPLEHVIAAKAIAFGEALTDEFLEYQIQVKENAAAMAKEFVAKGYNLISGGTDNHCMLIDLRNKDISGKDAEIALGKADITVNKNMVPFDDKSPFVTSGIRVGTAAITTRGLKTEDMQTVVDFIDEAIQNADNDEALHEIGERVADMMSARRLFVM; translated from the coding sequence ATGCAAATAGACAATCAAATTTTTGACCTTATTCAGGAAGAAAAAGAAAGACAATTAAATGGTTTGGAGTTAATAGCTTCAGAAAACTTTGTGAGCGATCAAGTAATGTTGGCACAGGGCTCTATTTTAACGAATAAATATGCTGAAGGATATCCTGGAAAAAGATATTATGGAGGTTGTGAAATTGTAGATATTGTTGAACAAATTGCCATAGATAGAGCTAAAGAATTATTTGGTGCTGAGTATGTAAATGTACAACCACACTCTGGTTCTCAAGCAAATACTGCTGTTTTTGCAGCTTGCTTAAAACCTGGTGATAAAATTTTAGGTTTCGATTTATCTCATGGAGGGCATTTAACACACGGTTCTCCAGTAAATTTTTCTGGTAAATTATATGAAACTTCTTTTTACGGTGTAGAAAAAGAAACAGGTGTTTTAAATTATGATAAAATTCAAGAAACTGCAACTGCTGAATTACCAAATTTAATTATTGCTGGTGCTTCTGCGTATTCTAGAGACATCGATTTTAAACGTTTTAGAGAAATTGCAGATTCTGTTGGCGCTATTTTAATGGCAGATATTTCTCATCCTGCAGGTTTAATTGCAAAAGGAATTTTAAATGATCCATTACCTCATTGTCATATTGTAACAACTACTACTCATAAAACTTTAAGAGGGCCAAGAGGAGGGATGATTATGATTGGTAAAGATTTTGAAAATCCGTTTGGAGAAACTTTAAAATCTGGGAAACCTAAAAAAATGTCTACCTTAATAAATTCTGCTGTTTTTCCTGGAAATCAAGGAGGACCATTAGAGCACGTTATTGCTGCTAAAGCAATTGCTTTTGGTGAGGCTTTAACTGATGAGTTTTTAGAATATCAAATTCAGGTAAAAGAAAATGCAGCTGCAATGGCTAAGGAATTTGTTGCTAAAGGATATAATTTAATTTCTGGAGGTACAGACAATCACTGTATGTTAATTGATTTACGTAACAAAGATATTTCTGGTAAAGATGCGGAAATTGCTTTAGGTAAAGCAGATATTACAGTAAACAAAAATATGGTTCCTTTTGATGATAAAAGTCCGTTTGTAACTTCTGGAATTCGTGTTGGTACTGCAGCTATTACTACTCGTGGTTTAAAAACTGAAGATATGCAAACTGTAGTAGATTTTATTGATGAAGCCATACAAAATGCAGACAATGATGAGGCTTTACATGAAATCGGAGAACGTGTTGCTGATATGATGAGTGCAAGACGTTTATTTGTGATGTAA
- a CDS encoding CsbD family protein, producing MNKDTNEGKWKQIKGEFKDQYGKITNDESKEAEGKKDKLIGEIQEKYGKTKDEIAEEIKSW from the coding sequence ATGAACAAGGACACAAACGAAGGTAAATGGAAACAAATTAAAGGTGAATTTAAAGATCAATATGGAAAAATCACCAACGATGAATCTAAAGAAGCCGAAGGTAAAAAAGACAAGTTAATTGGAGAAATCCAAGAGAAATATGGAAAAACCAAAGATGAAATTGCCGAAGAAATTAAGAGTTGGTAA
- the fahA gene encoding fumarylacetoacetase, which translates to MIITANNPKRKSWLKVKEQSDFPIQNIPFGVFITRDDIITIGSRIGDFAIDLGAFHQLGYFKGIPLTDDIFLQDNLNDFIADGRKTWRLVRNRIAEVFDVTNGSLRDNPDHKDKIIFRMDEVEMLLPVAVGDYTDFYASKEHATNVGSLFRDPENALLPNWLHIPIGYHGRSSSIIPSGTPIRRPYGQTKPVEGSNTPGFGPSKLIDFELEMAFITTDANVLGDRIPIKEAEEYIFGLVQFNDWSARDIQAWEYVPLGPFLGKSFASTISPWIVTLDALEPFRVDNPKQVHEPLSYLKQEGKGSYDIHLQVGIQPENGEETVVSNSNFKYMYWTMAQQLAHHTVNGCPVEAGDMMGSGTISGPTKDSYGSMLELTWKGENPIKLKDGTERKFINDNDTVIMRAHCKNDKVRIGFGECVGKILPAK; encoded by the coding sequence ATGATCATAACTGCAAATAATCCGAAAAGAAAATCTTGGTTAAAAGTAAAAGAACAATCAGATTTTCCGATTCAAAATATTCCTTTTGGTGTTTTTATTACTAGAGATGATATTATAACGATTGGTAGTAGAATTGGCGATTTTGCTATAGATTTAGGAGCTTTTCATCAATTAGGTTACTTTAAAGGTATTCCGTTAACAGACGATATTTTTTTACAAGATAATTTAAATGATTTTATTGCTGATGGTCGCAAAACATGGAGACTAGTACGCAATAGAATTGCAGAAGTTTTTGATGTTACTAACGGTAGTTTAAGAGACAACCCAGATCATAAAGACAAAATTATTTTTAGAATGGATGAAGTAGAAATGCTTTTACCTGTTGCAGTTGGCGATTATACAGATTTTTACGCTAGTAAAGAACACGCAACAAATGTAGGTTCTTTATTTAGAGATCCAGAAAATGCATTGTTACCAAATTGGTTGCACATACCAATTGGTTATCATGGAAGAAGCTCTTCTATAATACCTTCTGGAACACCAATTAGAAGACCTTATGGACAAACAAAACCTGTAGAAGGTAGCAATACTCCTGGTTTTGGGCCAAGTAAATTAATAGATTTTGAATTAGAAATGGCTTTTATTACTACTGATGCTAATGTTTTGGGTGATAGAATTCCGATTAAAGAAGCTGAAGAATATATTTTTGGTTTGGTACAATTTAATGATTGGTCTGCAAGAGACATTCAAGCTTGGGAATACGTGCCTTTAGGACCTTTTTTAGGAAAAAGTTTTGCATCAACCATTTCTCCTTGGATTGTTACTTTAGATGCTTTAGAACCATTTAGAGTTGACAACCCAAAACAAGTTCACGAACCACTTTCTTACTTAAAACAAGAAGGTAAAGGAAGTTACGATATTCATTTACAAGTAGGTATTCAGCCAGAAAACGGAGAAGAAACTGTTGTTTCTAATTCTAATTTTAAATATATGTACTGGACAATGGCACAACAATTGGCACATCATACCGTAAATGGTTGCCCAGTTGAAGCTGGAGATATGATGGGTTCTGGAACAATTTCTGGTCCAACAAAAGATAGTTATGGTTCTATGTTAGAATTAACTTGGAAAGGAGAAAATCCTATAAAATTAAAAGACGGAACGGAACGTAAATTTATAAACGATAACGATACTGTAATTATGCGTGCTCATTGTAAAAATGATAAAGTACGTATTGGTTTTGGTGAATGTGTTGGTAAAATTTTACCAGCCAAATAA
- a CDS encoding cation:proton antiporter: protein MDTYFIATVLVFLSAIFGYVNVRLLKMPNTIGLMIMTIVFTLIVLMISYFDPTLLNIEKSIISSIDFKTVLLDEMLSFLLFAGALHTNFEQLKIQRWPILLFSTLGVLTSTFLVGIVMFFILKALSFDVNFIYCLLFGALISPTDPIAVLGILKQAGAPKKLETKIVGESLFNDGVGVVVFLTIFQIAKSGIDNTSVADVAQLFGQEVIGGIVLGGLLGWISYRLIKSIDDYDIEVIITLAAVMGGTVIAHKLHLSAPLAMVTAGLIVGNDTVRASSMSEVTEKYVDKFWELLDILLNAILFVLIGMEMLLLVFEGKYIVAGLIAVPIVLICRYISLFLPINIFKKKLDFVPKTNLIMTWGGLRGGISIALALGLSTEMHRDLFLVITYIVVVFSIIVQGLTVGKLVNRFKLKS from the coding sequence ATGGATACTTATTTTATTGCAACAGTTTTAGTTTTTCTTTCTGCCATTTTTGGTTATGTAAACGTACGTTTATTAAAAATGCCAAACACAATTGGTTTAATGATTATGACAATCGTTTTTACTTTAATTGTTTTAATGATAAGTTATTTTGATCCTACTTTATTAAACATAGAAAAATCAATTATTTCTAGTATTGATTTTAAAACGGTTTTATTAGACGAAATGCTAAGTTTTTTGTTGTTTGCAGGTGCTTTACATACCAATTTTGAGCAATTAAAAATTCAACGTTGGCCAATTTTACTGTTTTCTACTTTAGGAGTTTTAACGTCTACATTTTTAGTAGGTATTGTTATGTTTTTTATTCTAAAAGCTTTAAGTTTCGATGTTAATTTTATTTATTGTTTATTATTTGGAGCTTTAATTTCGCCTACAGATCCTATTGCTGTTTTAGGAATTTTAAAACAAGCTGGTGCTCCAAAAAAATTGGAGACTAAAATTGTGGGTGAATCTTTATTTAATGATGGAGTAGGAGTTGTGGTTTTCTTAACCATTTTTCAGATTGCAAAATCGGGTATAGACAATACTTCAGTGGCAGATGTTGCACAGTTATTTGGGCAAGAAGTAATTGGTGGAATTGTATTGGGTGGTTTATTAGGATGGATTTCTTATCGTTTAATAAAATCTATAGATGATTATGATATTGAAGTAATTATAACTTTAGCTGCAGTTATGGGAGGTACAGTTATTGCGCATAAATTACATTTGTCTGCTCCTTTAGCAATGGTTACTGCTGGTTTAATTGTGGGGAATGATACTGTTAGAGCAAGTTCTATGTCTGAAGTTACTGAGAAGTATGTAGATAAATTTTGGGAATTATTAGATATTCTACTAAATGCTATTTTATTTGTTTTAATTGGTATGGAAATGTTGCTTTTAGTTTTTGAAGGTAAATATATAGTTGCAGGTTTAATTGCAGTTCCTATTGTTTTAATTTGTAGATATATTTCTTTATTTCTGCCAATAAATATCTTTAAAAAGAAGTTAGATTTTGTGCCAAAAACCAATTTAATTATGACTTGGGGTGGTTTACGTGGTGGAATTTCTATTGCACTAGCCTTAGGATTATCAACAGAAATGCATAGAGATTTGTTTTTGGTAATTACGTATATAGTTGTTGTGTTTTCTATAATTGTACAAGGTTTAACTGTTGGTAAATTGGTGAATAGATTTAAATTAAAATCATAA
- the rmuC gene encoding DNA recombination protein RmuC, translated as MTDLIAYFLIALVFSLIGFFIGKLLTKLNLEKENTNVEKEKSSLEARVALLQQSKDLAENNFIELQKEVKNSQQEKENLLQLNTRQDSEIKNLQLKLEEHKTEVENLQKKFTNDFEVLANKILEEKSNKFTQQNKENLKVILNPLQEKIKVFEDKVDKTHKESIDYHAALRQQILGLKELNQQMSKDTLNLTKALKGDSKMQGNWGELVLERVLEKSGLEKDREYFVQQSFTTGEGKRVLPDVVIHLPDNKKMIVDSKVSLTAYEQFINEDDETLKAQFLKDHINSLKRHIEQLSEKKYEDLYQIESPDFVLLFIPIEPAFAVALNADNHLYNKAFEKNIVIVTPSTLLATLRTIDSMWNNEKQQRNAMEIARQAGALYDKFNGLLTDLIGIGKRIDDSKKEYSNAMNKLFDGRGNLITSVEKLKKMGAKAKKSLPEKIIERANND; from the coding sequence ATGACAGATTTGATTGCTTACTTTTTAATTGCACTGGTTTTTAGTTTAATAGGTTTTTTTATTGGTAAATTGCTTACTAAACTAAATTTAGAAAAAGAGAACACAAACGTAGAAAAAGAAAAATCTTCTTTAGAAGCACGAGTTGCATTGTTGCAACAATCAAAAGATTTGGCAGAAAATAATTTTATTGAGTTACAAAAAGAGGTTAAAAACAGTCAGCAAGAAAAAGAAAATTTACTACAATTAAATACACGTCAAGATTCAGAAATTAAAAACTTGCAATTAAAATTAGAAGAACATAAAACTGAAGTTGAAAATTTACAGAAAAAATTCACTAATGATTTCGAGGTTTTAGCCAACAAAATTTTAGAAGAAAAATCGAATAAGTTTACACAACAAAACAAAGAAAACTTAAAAGTTATCTTAAATCCGCTTCAAGAAAAAATAAAGGTTTTTGAAGATAAAGTTGATAAAACTCACAAAGAAAGTATCGATTATCACGCAGCTTTACGTCAGCAAATATTAGGTTTAAAAGAGTTAAATCAGCAAATGAGTAAAGACACTTTAAACCTAACCAAAGCTTTAAAAGGAGATTCTAAAATGCAAGGTAATTGGGGAGAATTGGTGCTAGAACGCGTATTAGAAAAGTCTGGTTTAGAAAAAGATAGAGAGTATTTTGTACAGCAAAGCTTTACTACAGGAGAGGGCAAAAGAGTTTTGCCAGATGTTGTAATTCATTTGCCAGATAACAAAAAAATGATTGTAGATTCTAAAGTTTCATTAACGGCTTACGAGCAATTTATAAATGAGGATGATGAAACTTTAAAAGCACAATTTTTAAAAGATCATATCAATTCTTTAAAACGACATATAGAGCAATTATCTGAAAAAAAATACGAAGATTTATACCAAATAGAATCTCCAGATTTTGTGTTGTTATTTATTCCTATAGAACCTGCTTTTGCTGTGGCTTTAAATGCAGATAATCATCTATACAATAAAGCTTTCGAAAAAAACATTGTTATTGTAACACCTTCTACTTTATTGGCTACATTAAGAACTATAGATTCTATGTGGAACAACGAAAAGCAGCAAAGAAATGCAATGGAAATTGCAAGACAAGCTGGTGCTTTATACGATAAATTTAATGGTTTATTAACCGATTTAATTGGTATTGGTAAACGAATTGACGATAGCAAAAAAGAATATTCTAATGCTATGAACAAACTGTTTGATGGTAGAGGAAATTTAATCACTTCTGTAGAAAAGCTCAAGAAAATGGGCGCAAAAGCCAAAAAATCACTTCCCGAAAAAATTATTGAAAGAGCAAACAACGACTAA
- a CDS encoding 1-acyl-sn-glycerol-3-phosphate acyltransferase, whose protein sequence is MKKIARFILFTILGWKFDGDFPKSPKKYVVIAAPHTSWVDFPIAILTRLSSGIMINFIGKASLFKGPFGFIFKALGGTPVDRTKNNKFVDAIIDIFNSKEEFRLGISPEGTRKKVTTWKTGFYYIAKGANVPIVMATLDFGNKKIKISKPFYTTDNKEKDIAYLRGFFLNVKGKNPELS, encoded by the coding sequence ATGAAAAAAATAGCAAGATTTATCTTATTCACAATTTTAGGTTGGAAGTTTGATGGCGATTTTCCAAAATCACCCAAAAAATATGTTGTTATTGCTGCACCTCATACAAGTTGGGTAGATTTTCCGATTGCAATTTTAACCAGATTGAGCTCTGGAATAATGATTAATTTTATTGGTAAAGCTTCTCTTTTTAAAGGTCCTTTTGGTTTTATTTTTAAAGCTTTGGGAGGTACACCTGTAGATCGAACTAAGAATAATAAATTTGTAGATGCTATTATCGATATTTTTAATTCGAAAGAAGAGTTCAGATTAGGGATTTCACCAGAAGGAACGCGTAAAAAAGTAACAACTTGGAAAACTGGTTTCTATTATATTGCAAAAGGAGCAAACGTACCTATTGTAATGGCTACTTTAGATTTTGGAAATAAAAAGATAAAAATCTCTAAACCCTTTTACACTACAGATAATAAGGAAAAAGATATTGCTTATTTAAGAGGGTTTTTCTTGAATGTAAAGGGGAAAAACCCTGAGTTATCATAA